The window CATTGACCACGCGACGCCGTTGGTGCACATCCTGCCATCAAATCCTTCCCCAACTTTTCGCCAGATCCCAAGGCGCGCTGCGGTGCGGCGTGAAGACAGAGGACGCAGGCTCGGGAGATCCTGGCCCCGGCGAATCCTGACCTTGAGACCGCACCCGACTTCGCCTGAGGAATGTGCCAGATATATGACACATCATGTATGGAGCATGTAAGTTCGCATCTCCGatgacgctgccgtcgcaACACTACCCGGACCAATCCATGGGACGGACACCCGTGTTCGATGGCAATGTCATATCCGAGCGACCATGTCGCGGAAGTCGTGTCCCTGGCTGATAGGCATCCCTTCCGAGGCGCACACCGCTGCAATAAGCTGGGGACTACCAACGAGACTGGATGCAACAACGTGAATGCCGATTCGCGGACGGTGCAACGAGAAAGAAGTTGCTGTGGTCGGCGGTCTTGCATGGGGGAGCGGAGTGATTGAACATGTCTGACGTGTCTGCCGTGATTGTGGTTGCGTTGAGATCCAGCCAATCTGGTTCAGCCGAATGTCGTGTCGATGGCAAACGCCAAGGCTGGCCAGGCGCTGTGATGCCGCGTTGGCCAGACGGGGTGCCGAGTGCgggtacatgtaggtgcatgGGGGTATCCGCGTACGCAAGTAggcgtacgtgtactccgtacgcacgAGCGCCTGCTGCATTCAAGGGACAAAACCCTGACTACAGAGTGCCATTTCACTCTGGCAATGAGCATTTGGTATGCATTCTGAAGACGGCTCCCGATGCCGATCTCTTGTCACCCCGCCTATCTGACCATGGCGTACTCGGGCTCGTGTCTCGCTGGGAGACGGCAGCTCTGCTCCCTGCACGACGTTGCCTTGGGTCCAAGACCTTCGAGCGTCACCTACGTCATCCACACGGCTGACCACATTTGGTCGTTGTAGCGCCAAGGCTGCGCACCTCATGgcatggcggcgggcggGCCTGCCAACGTGTTGCATGGGACACTGTCCGACGCGATGTGACGGAAAGTCGGGGTGCCGCTTCGCCTAGATCGACCTGGTGACTCGTTGGGTCTGCGAGGTGCAGGGGTACGagcgggaggaggaggttggGGGCCGATCGAATGCACATCACATGCCCTGCCCCTTGCAAGTCCTTGCACTTGTGCGTTTGCAGATAAACGCATGCGCATCGAATTCTCGCCCTCGATGCTCGCAAGCAAGGGTATCTTGCGCTGCCAAGAAAATTCAATGACGGATGATAATGGTCGTGGACAGGACGGGGCCGAAAGAGACACCTTTCGCTCGTCCGCCAAAGGACGATACTTGATCGCCAGGGCACCAGTGCCAGTCAGCGGCGGTGGAAGGAAACGAAACTTGTCGAAGTCGCGGATGGACCGTGATAGGTTAAGTGCATCATGCAATAGCCCGTGCCTCCATGCGTCAACGAGGGCGCACAGTTGGTAGTTGGGGGGGCATGAAAAAACGAGGTAGGCATTAAGAGGTGAGTACCTGGATGAGAGACGGTGAGTAGCAAACGGCATGGGCTCGTTCATGGCCACAGCTCCGTCACTCTCCAGCCGTCTTCGCTGGCCCTTTCTCGGCTGTAACTCCACCTCCGGACTCTGGCCGGCTCTGACAGGTCGACCCTGTCGATCTCGTCTGGCACGATGACAACCACGCGGAAGTTCCGGCGCGctagctcgtcgtcgaggtcgtgcACCTCGGCGCCAAGCCCGAATCCTTGGTCGGCCATGCAAGCAAGAGGCGTGCCGGGAGGCGGGTTCTTGAAGGTGCCCCGCATCAAAGGGCTGAGGTTGCCAAAATGTGCCGTCAACTCCCTGCTCCAGCTCCAGGGTccgccgacgtcggtgccggcgccggtaCCGCGCGGCCGCATGTAGGGCTTGATGGCGGCCCTCacaggcgccgccgcctcggagTCTATGTCCGGGCCGAGAAGGTAGGCCCGGCCGCGGAGGCGCCATTGGTTCTTGGCTTCGGCGGCCCAGAAaacggcctcgacggggtTGCCGGCACCGTCTCCGGACACGAGCTCGGACGACTTTTGCATGCGGACGTCGGTGGTTATGGTGGGAAGGTAGCTCGTAAATACGTCCGCGTTGAGCTCGGCTGGGTTTTTGCCGTTCACGGGGAGGCAAGCCCACATGCCGCGAAAGACGACGGTACGCGCACGCGGGACCATGATggagggtcgaggaggatgatCCCGTGGACTTGGGggggaggatgacgaggaccaTGACAATGGCGCGCCGTTGGATTGGCCGAGTGCGCTGAGAACAAACGTCGGCGAATCCATCCGCTCGACATCGGagaggaaggcggccctCCAAGGGGGGTCGGCTGGCGTTGCCATGCTGCgatgctcgtgctcgtacagaAACACCTATGCGCAGATAAGCGATGGATGTGCGAGGGACTTCGCCGGCAAGGTGGCAGGGCGAATGAGGTGCACGAGACTGGTGAGGCGAGCAGATGTTTCTGCGCCTGCGGTGGCTTCTTGCTGCACCAGCGCCGTATGATGACGATGGTTTGATAAAGACTCAGGTATGGTTTTCTTGTTGCACCAACGCCGTATGGATGACGATGATTTAACAAAGACtcaagtatggagtacggaaAGAGTGCTGTTGGTATTACCATCAAGTGCAGCAGTGTGAGTGGTACCTGTCAGCATAGTCACTGGTACTgcacgtacctgtaccttGTACCCTTTCCTGGCAGGAACTTGCTAGCACCAGAGGAAAAGCAAGTATTGGTCCCACATACGTGTGCAACGAGTAGGCCAAGTGCTACCCAGACTGGTTACCctatacttatactgtaGGATGGCAGGAGCAGGTGCGAACCACGTACAAGAACCTGCATACTACTTACAGTCATCAAGCTCTTCCGACTGTATCTCTCGGCTCGGTTGTGTAAATAGTCATCATGGGGAGGTTAGGAATGGGCGCTCAGATAGAGAATGAGTACAGGTATTGCGTCGAAATATGATCATTTGTTAGCCACAAGCTGGCATATCGGATGTGGGGGCTGACGGCTCGATCCATAATGCATACTGTACCCGACCAGCATCGAGAAGCTGTAGCGACGGGAGTACGATTGGGATGGGACGAGCTCCTTATCGAATGTCTACCAAACGAACAGTTGGATGTGCTGCAAGGAACATGCGAGTCTATCCTCAGCAGGCTACGCATTGGCTTCTTTGATCAAGATTTAAGCAACGTACACGTATGTTCCTCCCAGCGGCTGGTATCACAaactactccgtgcatgtacaggaaGTACTTTTCTTCACCGTAGTCCACCCAGTAACTATTATTACCCAACGGTCTAGGGTGGGTGACCCACGCACATGACGAACGGTTTTTGGATAATTACATGAACTTGTTTGAGCGTCAGCTTACACTGTAAACACACAAAAACTTCGCCCATGAATAATacaacgtacatgtatgcataGTTGTGGCAACGAGGGATCCAGGGTACGGCATGACAATTTTGACAATCTCATCAATGTGCTCGTGACCAATTGTGCGGGAGCGTTCGGTGACTCAAGTAAGTGACAGCGGCCTATCCGTTCGTACTGTGAGGGGACGAAGGGGCCGGCTCGTGGCGACCGGCTTTCATGGCTGCTGCCAGCTCCCAGCCCTAATACAGCATGTTTCGTACATTTGCGGAGTCATACTCTTGTGGAGGTATTCCgcgcgtacggagtaagtacagtacttcgtGCAAGATCGAAAAGCTACATTTCCATTCGAGTCCATTGCTTCGTTTCCCCGCTCTCCATCACCCGCTGCGGTCCGCTTTTCCATGAACCTACTtgtgcttacatgtacggagtacagtacggagtaaataaTACTTGTCCTTGCTCCTTCTCCGTAATGCTTGCTGCGAGTacggtgcatgtacggagtacagctacagtagaCCTCAGTATTACTTAATAgttgcaagcaagtacgtgtttgtaggtgtacttgggccttacagtacatgtactgtgtaccttgtacttgttcttgTACTGCTCCCACACAACCTTCCTCACTATTTCCATAGTTGTATAATATTCCCAGCCCGCAAACCCAACGGCAATCACTATTCCCGGTGCACATTTGACATCGTCAATCGCCATCGCGATCTCCATCGCGATCGCGTTGCATCGAAAAAGGCGGTCAGGGGTTCTCAATCGGTGCTAGCGCCAGCAATGGACGCACCATCGTTGCACCTCCCGCACCCGCATTCACACAGCCAACACCACCGCCAGGTCCCGAGCAACTACAACCACCACCACGATAACTACCACAATCACAGCcctcccgacgacgacgccagcgccaacgccaacgccaCCCCATCCTCTGCCACTGCtgcgccctcctcgccactCTCGAGCGCGGCGACGTCTCGCTCTCCCGTCGCCGTGTCGCATCCGCttcccgacgacgccgccaagcACCAGCAGGAGCTTGAAGGCCCTCACGGCCATCGGCAGCAGGAGCGGCGGCATGCCGAAAGCTTGCTCAATGGCGAAAacgatgacgtcgacgataTCGACGACCGTGGCCATTCCCtgaagaagcagaagcgCAACAAGCCCACCTTGTCTTGCCGCGAGTGCGTAGAGCGGAAAACCAAAGTAGGCCGCGTCCCATGTTGCCCGACGAAGCGGAGCGAAGGAGCAACATGGCATCCCCACTCGGCCCTCTTGTGCCAGCCATACCCCCAGACGCccgtggatggatggacggatatggacgcccgccgccgttggcgtcTTGTGTCTTGTCCTCCCCGTCTCGACCCCGTCCGGACTACTTCGTCTCGAGATCGTTTCTGACGGCTGTCTACTACAGTGTGATCGAGGCAGGCCCAACTGTCTCGCCTGTGAGTCTCTTCCGTCGCATTGGGCCCGAGCTCAACCGATAAGCTAGCTGACCCACGAGCCCAGGCATCAGAAGACAATCCGATTGCAAATATGCTCACGTGGCCAATCTTCTCGAGTACGTCTTGTGCCGACGAGCCTAACCCCTCCAGATACGAGCTTGAATGCACGCCCAAGGTCATCGGACTGACATCTCGCCCTATTTTCACTTGCAGGGAGAGGTCTCGTTCCGTCGTCAACGCCCGCCGCATGACGAAGCCACCCAGGCCACCCTCCGCGTACGGCAACCTGTCGACACCCAACATTGCCGATCGGGGAGCCATCATCGACCACGATGCCTCGTCCcgtggcgccgtcgccctctccATCGGCCTGCTCTCCAATGTGCCCTACTCCGTCACGGGCGCCAGCAACGTCTTCGGCATCGGATCGGAGCACCCCTTTGCCAACTACTGGacctgcgacggcggcctggCCGAGGTCATCCTAGTCCTCCCCGACAAGATCCAGGCGGACATCTTGCTGGCCCGATACTTTGAATGCGTCGATCCCGTCTACCCGATGATCCATCGTCAAACATTTTACGCCGACTATGAGCACTTCTGGCAGCTTGCGAGGCCCGACAGGAACGAGGCGGATGCGTCCTTTGTCGGCCTCATGCTCGTcatgctcgccctcggcacccAGTTTGTCACGACGACAACGCCCAAGGAGCGGAAGCAAACGGCCGAGTTTTACGCCTCAGCCAGCAACCAGGCCCTCCGCATGTCGTCGTACCTCAGCACCGCCTCGCTCTGTTCCATCCAGGCCATGGTCCTCATGACCTACTTCCTCATCAACGACAACCACGCATCTGATGGCTGGGCCTTTGCCGGCATCCTTATCCGACAGGCCTATGCCATGGGACTGCACCGCGACCCCAACATTGGTACGTGCGCCCTGCTCTTGCCTCGCCCCGaactcgacgccctcgctgACCGTCCCCCGTCAGTGACGCCCACGGCAAACCCGTTCGAGAAACAGCAGAGGCGAAAGGTTTGGCAGGCCGTGTTGCTTCAAGACACCTTCATGTGCGTTTTGCTGTCCTTGCCTCCGTCGGCGACCCATACGGATgtgtccgtcgacgacttgcTCGACGACAGCTCGTCCATTGCCAGCAGCGACCCGACGGACACGGCCTACATCCGCGCCTCGTGGATGCTCGCCAGCCTTGTCCAAGAGAGGATTTGCTCGCCCCGATCCCTCGATCTTCCCATTTGCACGACACCGAGGCACAAGTCGCGGCTCGTTGCCGACTTCCGCGCCGTCTACCGCTCCTTTCCCGACGTGTTCCGATCGTGGGATACCTACAGCCTTACGCGCCTGGCTGCGACGAACAAGCGGGTCGTCCGGCAGACGCTGTTCCTCACGAGCAACTATTTTCACAACCTTATGCTCGTGCACGCGTCCGAGTGCCCTGATGTCCCCGTCAACATTCGAGGGACACTCGAGGCGGCCCACGACGCTATCAGCGCCTTCTTCCTGCTCTTCACcctgctcgaggccgaggcgcgcgTCTGGTGGGTGTTTCAGCATCGTGCCTTCCTCGAGGCGCTGTGCATCGGAAACGTGCTGCGCGAGGCCGTTAAGGAatccggcggcgaggatgtgTTTCAGCGGGAGCCGCTCTTCATGCGGGCGCGCGCCGACATCCGTACGTGGCATGAACCCGATACATCGGCCGTGCTCGCCCTCCCCATTTCTCCCACTTTCTTTCTCCTTGTCAGGTGATTCGGGGTTGACTGATGGCGGACTGACTTGTCTTTGAGA of the Drechmeria coniospora strain ARSEF 6962 chromosome 01, whole genome shotgun sequence genome contains:
- a CDS encoding zn 2cys6 transcription factor encodes the protein MATPADPPWRAAFLSDVERMDSPTFVLSALGQSNGAPLSWSSSSSPPSPRDHPPRPSIMVPRARTVVFRGMWACLPVNGKNPAELNADVFTSYLPTITTDVRMQKSSELVSGDGAGNPVEAVFWAAEAKNQWRLRGRAYLLGPDIDSEAAAPVRAAIKPYMRPRGTGAGTDVGGPWSWSRELTAHFGNLSPLMRGTFKNPPPGTPLACMADQGFGLGAEVHDLDDELARRNFRVVVIVPDEIDRVDLSEPARVRRWSYSRERASEDGWRVTELWP